The Bdellovibrio bacteriovorus W nucleotide sequence AAGGCAGTTTCCAGCAATTCGCGATGTGGTTGTGATACCAAGTCCTGATCCCATTCGCGAGGCGGTGCCGAAGGCTTTGATTGATTTAAATAAAGATGCACAAGCCTCTAAGCAATTGGCCTTAGACATTATGCACTTTGCTCGCTTGAGACTTTCACCATTCAAGAGGGTTCGCAGAATTGAGTTTCGAGAAATTCCAAAAAATACGGAAGGCGAGATTCTGCGCTCTGAGTTGGTTCACTTAGAGAAAACCAAGGTGACCACCGGTGATAAGGCGGTTTATGAGTTCTGGGAAGAAGATGCGAAAATTCCTCTTCCAGAATCTTGGGCTCAGGATCTTCCCTAGTTTTTTTACAGGCTCAGAAGAGTTTGTGAATGACTTGATGGCCTGCATCCTAAAAAGGGGGCGACGCTGATCGTTTTGCTTTGCATTGCAGAAAGGTACGGCGTACCTCCTAAGGAATGAGACGATTTCTTATATTATTAGCAACTTTCTTCGGTGTGGGGCACTCGCCCAAAGCTCCCGGAACTGTGGCAACTATAGCAACAATTCCCTTGGCAATCGCTTTAGGGCTACTTGGCCCTCTTCCTTACATGGTTTTGACAGTTTTATTGTTCCCCATAGGGATCGTTGCCTGCCAGTTTTATCAGCAAGAATACGGTGACAAAGATCACCCTCAAATCGTTATTGATGAGGTCGTTGGCTATTTAATTGCCATGGTTTGGCTGCCTTTGACATGGCAGGTCATTTTATTGAGCTTTCTGATCTTTAGATTGCTGGACATTACAAAGCCTTTATTTATAGGATACCTAGATAAGAAGATCCACGGAGGTCTTGGGGTCATGGCGGATGACGTGGCGGCTGGCATAATCACTAGCATCGTTATGCAAATCCTCTATACCCAAACCAATTGGTTAGGTTCTCAAGTGTTGGTGCCTTAGATGTCACTAAACAATGAGAAGCTTCAAGAGCTCATAAAACTTCTTCGCGACCGGAAACTCACAGTGGGTTTTGCGGAAAGTTGTACTGGAGGTGCACTTTCTGCGTTTTTAACAGAGCAAGCAGG carries:
- a CDS encoding phosphatidylglycerophosphatase A (COG1267 Phosphatidylglycerophosphatase A and related proteins); the protein is MRRFLILLATFFGVGHSPKAPGTVATIATIPLAIALGLLGPLPYMVLTVLLFPIGIVACQFYQQEYGDKDHPQIVIDEVVGYLIAMVWLPLTWQVILLSFLIFRLLDITKPLFIGYLDKKIHGGLGVMADDVAAGIITSIVMQILYTQTNWLGSQVLVP